Proteins encoded together in one Pseudomonas sp. Seg1 window:
- a CDS encoding dienelactone hydrolase family protein, whose translation MSQVTVRSVVYQIDGQPYEGRLAFDAEHKDARPGLLMAPNWMGVSAGAEEIAKSVAAKGYVVLIADVYGQAVRPQNADQAGAAMMPLKDDRALLRKRMQAAFEQLQKQGEAAVDTSKLAVFGFCFGGCCALDLARTGAAVKAAVSFHGTLDSPNPADAKNIKGSVLVLHGASDPLVPKEQLPAFEDEMNAANVDWQLLSYGGAVHSFTDPHANVPGKMMYDAKTAKRAFKSMHDLLDEVFKG comes from the coding sequence ATGAGCCAAGTCACTGTACGTTCCGTGGTCTATCAGATTGATGGCCAGCCGTATGAAGGTCGTCTGGCGTTCGACGCCGAACATAAAGACGCGCGCCCGGGTCTGTTGATGGCGCCGAACTGGATGGGTGTCAGCGCCGGTGCCGAAGAAATCGCCAAGTCGGTGGCGGCCAAGGGTTACGTGGTGTTGATCGCTGACGTTTACGGCCAGGCTGTGCGTCCGCAGAACGCTGACCAGGCCGGTGCGGCGATGATGCCGCTGAAGGATGACCGCGCATTGCTGCGCAAGCGTATGCAGGCGGCTTTCGAGCAGTTGCAGAAGCAGGGTGAGGCGGCAGTCGATACCTCGAAACTGGCGGTGTTCGGTTTCTGCTTTGGCGGTTGCTGTGCGCTGGATCTGGCGCGCACTGGCGCGGCGGTGAAAGCGGCGGTGTCGTTCCACGGCACACTGGATTCGCCGAACCCGGCCGATGCGAAAAACATCAAAGGCTCGGTGCTGGTGCTGCACGGCGCTTCCGATCCGTTGGTGCCGAAAGAGCAGTTGCCGGCGTTTGAAGATGAGATGAACGCAGCGAACGTCGATTGGCAGTTGCTGAGCTACGGCGGTGCGGTGCACTCGTTTACTGATCCGCATGCGAATGTGCCGGGCAAGATGATGTACGACGCGAAGACTGCCAAGCGCGCTTTCAAGTCGATGCATGATTTGCTGGATGAAGTGTTCAAGGGTTGA
- a CDS encoding DUF599 family protein produces MSFIHANLIHLLAALWFVICWGGYTRYASWKARDTACLASVLHLYREDWMRRMLLRDNRIADASVIGNLERNASFFASSTLIILAGILTVLGASERAVSLLADIPMVQQASQGMSEIKLLCLALVFVYAFFTFSWCMRQYNFAAVLVGSAPMVGERHVSEQERKAFASRAARVISMAANQFNFGLRSYYFGMTMLAWFVSPWLFMLMSAGVVLVLYRREFHSDVLDVMVYTPTEAPIPEANKEVV; encoded by the coding sequence ATGTCGTTCATCCACGCCAACCTGATCCACCTGCTCGCCGCACTCTGGTTTGTCATCTGCTGGGGCGGTTACACCCGCTACGCCAGCTGGAAGGCTCGCGACACCGCGTGTCTGGCCAGCGTGTTGCATCTCTACCGCGAAGACTGGATGCGCCGCATGTTGCTGCGCGACAACCGCATTGCCGACGCCAGCGTGATCGGCAATCTGGAGCGCAACGCCTCGTTCTTCGCATCCAGCACCCTGATCATTCTTGCCGGTATTCTCACCGTGCTCGGTGCCTCCGAGCGGGCGGTGTCGTTGCTGGCTGACATCCCGATGGTGCAGCAGGCCTCACAGGGCATGTCGGAGATCAAGTTGCTGTGCCTGGCGCTGGTGTTCGTCTATGCGTTCTTCACGTTCAGTTGGTGCATGCGCCAGTACAACTTTGCCGCCGTGCTAGTGGGGTCGGCGCCGATGGTGGGTGAGCGGCATGTGTCGGAGCAGGAGCGCAAGGCGTTTGCGTCAAGGGCGGCCCGTGTGATTTCCATGGCGGCCAACCAGTTCAACTTTGGTCTGCGTTCCTATTATTTCGGCATGACCATGCTGGCGTGGTTCGTCAGCCCGTGGCTGTTCATGCTGATGAGTGCTGGCGTTGTGCTGGTGTTGTATCGCCGTGAATTTCATTCCGACGTTCTTGATGTGATGGTCTATACCCCTACAGAAGCGCCCATTCCCGAGGCAAACAAAGAGGTCGTTTGA
- the htpG gene encoding molecular chaperone HtpG gives MSVETQKETLGFQTEVKQLLHLMIHSLYSNKEIFLRELISNASDAVDKLRFEALAKPELLEGGADLKIRVSFDKDAKTVTLEDNGIGMNRDDVITHLGTIAKSGTADFMKNLSGDQKKDSHLIGQFGVGFYSAFIVADQVDVYSRRAGTPANEGVHWSSKGEGEFEVATIEKPERGTRIVLHLKAAEDEFADGWRLRNIIKKYSDHIALPIELPKEAAAAEGEEAPAVEWETVNRASALWTRPRTEVKDEEYQEFYKHIAHDFENPLAWSHNKVEGKLEYSSLLYVPARAPFDLYQREAPKGLKLYVQRVFVMDQAESFLPLYLRFIKGVVDSNDLSLNVSREILQKDPIIDSMKTALTKRVLDMLEKLAKNEPEQYKGFWKNFGQVMKEGPAEDFANKEKIAGLLRFASTNGDDGEQIVGLADYLARAKEGQDKIYYLTGETYAQVKNSPHLEVFRKKGIEVLLLTDRIDEWLMSYLSEFDGKTFVDVARGDLDLGNLDSEEDKKAAEEVAKSKEGLVERLKTALGDSVAEVRVSHRLTDSPAILAIGEQDLGLQMRQILEASGQKVPDSKPIFEFNPSHPLIEKLDGEQSEERFGDLSHILFDQAALAAGDSLKDPAAYVRRLNKLLVELSV, from the coding sequence ATGAGTGTGGAAACTCAAAAGGAAACCCTGGGCTTCCAGACCGAGGTAAAGCAGCTGCTGCACCTCATGATCCATTCGCTGTATTCCAACAAGGAAATCTTCCTTCGCGAATTGATCTCGAACGCCTCTGACGCTGTCGACAAGCTGCGCTTCGAAGCCCTGGCCAAGCCTGAGTTGCTCGAAGGTGGCGCAGATCTGAAAATCCGTGTGAGCTTCGACAAGGACGCCAAGACCGTCACTCTCGAAGACAACGGTATCGGCATGAACCGTGACGATGTGATCACCCACCTGGGGACCATCGCCAAGTCGGGCACCGCCGATTTCATGAAGAATCTCTCGGGCGATCAGAAGAAAGATTCGCACCTGATCGGTCAGTTCGGCGTGGGCTTTTACTCGGCGTTCATCGTTGCCGACCAGGTTGACGTGTACAGCCGTCGTGCCGGCACCCCGGCCAACGAAGGCGTGCACTGGTCGTCGAAAGGCGAGGGCGAATTCGAAGTCGCCACCATCGAAAAACCTGAGCGCGGTACTCGCATCGTTCTGCACCTGAAAGCGGCTGAAGACGAGTTCGCTGATGGCTGGCGTCTGCGCAACATCATCAAGAAATACTCCGACCACATCGCTTTGCCAATCGAGCTGCCGAAAGAAGCGGCTGCTGCCGAAGGCGAAGAAGCCCCGGCCGTTGAATGGGAAACCGTCAACCGCGCCAGCGCCCTGTGGACCCGCCCTCGCACTGAAGTGAAGGACGAGGAATATCAGGAGTTCTACAAACACATCGCCCACGACTTTGAAAACCCGCTGGCCTGGAGCCACAACAAAGTCGAAGGCAAGCTCGAATACAGCTCGCTGCTTTACGTGCCGGCTCGCGCACCGTTCGACCTGTATCAGCGTGAAGCGCCGAAAGGCCTGAAGCTCTACGTGCAGCGCGTTTTCGTGATGGATCAGGCTGAGTCGTTCCTGCCGCTGTACCTGCGCTTCATCAAAGGCGTGGTCGATTCCAACGACCTGTCGCTGAACGTGTCGCGTGAGATCCTGCAGAAAGACCCGATTATCGATTCGATGAAGACCGCGCTGACCAAGCGTGTGTTGGACATGCTGGAAAAACTGGCGAAGAACGAGCCTGAGCAATACAAAGGCTTCTGGAAAAACTTCGGTCAGGTCATGAAAGAAGGCCCGGCAGAAGATTTCGCCAACAAGGAAAAAATCGCCGGTCTGCTGCGTTTCGCATCGACCAATGGCGACGACGGCGAGCAGATCGTCGGTCTGGCCGACTACCTGGCACGCGCCAAGGAAGGTCAGGACAAGATCTACTACCTCACCGGCGAAACTTACGCGCAGGTCAAGAACAGCCCGCACCTGGAAGTCTTCCGCAAGAAAGGCATCGAAGTGCTGCTGCTGACCGACCGCATCGACGAGTGGCTGATGAGCTACCTCAGCGAGTTCGACGGCAAGACTTTTGTCGACGTGGCACGCGGTGATCTCGATCTGGGCAACCTGGACTCGGAAGAAGACAAGAAAGCCGCAGAAGAAGTCGCGAAATCCAAAGAAGGTCTGGTCGAGCGTCTGAAAACCGCGCTGGGCGATTCCGTGGCTGAAGTGCGCGTTTCCCATCGTCTGACCGATTCGCCGGCCATTCTGGCCATCGGCGAGCAGGACCTGGGTCTGCAAATGCGTCAGATCCTCGAAGCCAGCGGTCAGAAGGTGCCGGATTCGAAGCCGATCTTCGAATTCAACCCGAGCCACCCGCTGATCGAGAAACTCGATGGCGAGCAGAGCGAAGAGCGTTTTGGCGACCTTTCGCACATCCTCTTCGATCAGGCAGCCCTCGCGGCTGGCGACAGCTTGAAGGATCCGGCCGCTTATGTGCGCCGCCTGAACAAGCTGCTGGTTGAACTGTCGGTTTGA
- a CDS encoding PaaI family thioesterase: protein MAENPVFERATRFLSALRHCQVLGLKVYSASVEGLTVILPYSPQIVGNPQTGVIHGGAITSLMDTACGMSTLCVLPEFEVCPTLDLRIDYMHAAEPNKDVYGFAQCYRVTTDVIFARGFAYQDDPEQPIAHVVGTFMRMGKNIKGTKGFGGAIKGGGQ from the coding sequence ATGGCCGAAAACCCCGTTTTTGAGCGTGCGACGCGATTTCTGTCGGCGTTGCGTCACTGTCAGGTGTTGGGTTTAAAGGTGTACAGCGCCTCAGTCGAGGGGCTGACGGTGATCCTGCCGTACAGTCCGCAAATCGTCGGTAATCCGCAGACTGGTGTCATTCACGGCGGAGCGATCACCTCGTTGATGGACACGGCCTGCGGCATGTCCACCCTCTGCGTGCTGCCGGAATTCGAAGTCTGCCCGACCCTCGACCTGCGCATTGATTACATGCACGCCGCCGAGCCCAATAAGGATGTCTACGGCTTTGCCCAGTGCTACCGAGTGACGACCGATGTGATCTTCGCTCGCGGTTTCGCCTATCAGGATGATCCCGAGCAGCCGATTGCCCATGTCGTCGGCACCTTCATGCGCATGGGCAAAAATATAAAAGGAACAAAAGGTTTCGGCGGCGCCATCAAGGGGGGAGGCCAATGA
- a CDS encoding PaaI family thioesterase produces the protein MSNDLKEQLLQAHAQGDYAPLLKLIPYAGLIGIECSRVGDELLFKLPANKDNIGNPLLPAIHGGVIAGFMELAAALHLLIFTGAPGVPKIIDFSLDYLRAGQFRDTWAKCQVCRQGRRVANVAVTAWQSTESEPIATARAHFKIEEPLKS, from the coding sequence ATGAGCAACGACCTCAAGGAACAACTGCTACAGGCTCATGCGCAGGGAGACTATGCGCCGTTGCTGAAACTGATCCCGTATGCCGGGCTGATTGGCATCGAATGCTCACGCGTCGGTGACGAGCTGCTGTTCAAGCTGCCGGCGAACAAGGACAACATTGGTAACCCTTTACTTCCAGCGATCCACGGTGGGGTGATTGCCGGGTTCATGGAGCTCGCAGCGGCGTTGCATTTATTGATCTTCACTGGTGCGCCGGGTGTGCCGAAGATCATCGACTTTTCCCTTGATTACCTGCGCGCCGGGCAGTTTCGCGACACCTGGGCCAAGTGTCAGGTGTGCCGCCAGGGGCGGCGGGTGGCCAACGTTGCCGTCACGGCCTGGCAAAGCACAGAAAGCGAACCGATTGCCACCGCCCGCGCGCACTTCAAAATTGAAGAGCCCTTGAAATCCTGA
- a CDS encoding OsmC family protein → MTVTVNTVSAEGFRHTVQIDDHEMFADVPKSAGGEGSAPEPHDYFDAALGACKALTLKMYAKKKDIPLTGVGVEVKRDNSEEQKGKYALHVTLTLKGVLTDAQREELLRVADRCPIHKLMTTSEVAIETHAPQGFDSQ, encoded by the coding sequence ATGACCGTTACCGTCAATACCGTCTCCGCTGAAGGTTTTCGTCACACCGTACAAATCGATGACCACGAAATGTTTGCCGACGTACCGAAATCCGCCGGTGGCGAAGGCTCGGCACCTGAGCCGCACGACTACTTCGACGCCGCCCTCGGTGCCTGCAAAGCCCTGACCCTGAAGATGTACGCAAAAAAGAAAGACATCCCGCTGACCGGCGTCGGTGTCGAAGTGAAACGCGACAACAGTGAGGAGCAGAAAGGCAAATACGCCCTGCACGTCACCCTCACCCTCAAAGGCGTGTTGACCGATGCCCAGCGTGAAGAATTGCTGCGCGTCGCCGACCGCTGCCCGATCCACAAGCTGATGACCACCAGCGAAGTGGCCATCGAAACCCACGCCCCACAAGGCTTTGACAGCCAGTAA
- a CDS encoding methyl-accepting chemotaxis protein has product MSIRSLNIAPRAGLGFGLLALMVFALGAFALLQMSNMRAQSDEVDNNWLPSVMAVGEMSQDMLRLRALTMRLLLNRDPQALQQNVAKLNELRGVLSEAQQRYDVLIVLPEERKLFDRFKVAEHKYLEFQAQVMQLSAQDRVEEAAAILNGEMSPLADDMAVTLRELVELNKHNANLATEAARLVFINSRVWVGVMIAVTALITIGLALLLTRSIVLPLAQSLGVAEVVAGGDLTGDITISGKDEPARLLHALKSMQHNLRETIRQISESSSQLASASEELSCVTEDATRGLHQQSLEIEQAATAVNQMTAAVEEVASNAVATSEASRESDRIAQHGREQVQQTVSSIEFLAEDVTSNASQVEDLAQKVHGISKVLDVIRSIAEQTNLLALNAAIEAARAGDAGRGFAVVADEVRALAHRTQQSTQEIEQMIGGIQQGTDSAVSSMQQSNVRARSTLELAKAAGTALEEIASAFTLINERNLVIASASEEQAAVAREVDRNLMNIRDLAMQTSAGANQTSAASQELSRLAVDLNNMVAKFSV; this is encoded by the coding sequence ATGAGTATCCGTAGTCTCAATATTGCCCCGCGCGCCGGACTGGGTTTTGGCCTGTTGGCCCTGATGGTATTTGCCCTCGGCGCGTTCGCCCTGCTGCAAATGTCGAACATGCGCGCGCAGTCTGATGAGGTCGACAACAACTGGCTGCCCAGCGTGATGGCCGTCGGCGAGATGAGTCAGGACATGTTGCGCCTGCGCGCACTGACCATGCGCCTGCTGCTCAATCGTGATCCGCAGGCGCTGCAGCAGAATGTCGCCAAGCTCAACGAGCTGCGCGGTGTGCTGAGTGAAGCCCAGCAGCGTTATGACGTGCTGATCGTGTTGCCCGAGGAGCGCAAGCTGTTTGATCGCTTCAAAGTCGCCGAGCACAAGTATCTGGAGTTCCAGGCGCAGGTGATGCAGTTGTCTGCTCAGGATCGAGTCGAGGAGGCTGCTGCGATTCTCAATGGCGAGATGAGTCCATTGGCCGACGACATGGCGGTCACCCTTCGTGAACTGGTCGAGCTCAATAAGCACAATGCGAATCTCGCGACCGAGGCTGCACGACTGGTTTTCATCAATTCGCGGGTGTGGGTCGGTGTCATGATCGCTGTCACTGCACTGATCACCATCGGGCTGGCGCTGCTGTTGACCCGCAGCATCGTGCTGCCGCTGGCGCAATCGCTAGGTGTCGCGGAAGTGGTAGCGGGCGGCGATCTGACTGGCGACATCACGATCTCCGGCAAGGATGAACCGGCGCGGCTGCTGCATGCGCTGAAAAGCATGCAGCACAATCTGCGTGAGACGATCCGGCAGATCTCGGAGTCTTCCAGCCAACTGGCCTCGGCCTCGGAAGAGCTGAGTTGCGTCACCGAAGACGCCACGCGCGGATTGCATCAACAGAGTCTGGAGATCGAGCAAGCGGCCACGGCGGTGAATCAGATGACCGCAGCGGTGGAGGAGGTGGCCAGCAATGCGGTGGCGACCTCCGAGGCCTCGCGTGAATCCGATCGGATTGCCCAGCACGGCCGCGAGCAGGTGCAGCAGACGGTGTCGTCGATTGAGTTTCTGGCTGAGGATGTGACCAGCAATGCCAGTCAGGTGGAAGACCTGGCACAGAAGGTTCATGGCATCAGCAAGGTATTGGACGTGATTCGGTCGATTGCCGAGCAGACTAACCTGTTGGCGCTGAACGCGGCAATTGAGGCCGCGCGCGCCGGTGATGCCGGGCGCGGGTTTGCGGTTGTGGCGGACGAAGTGCGGGCACTGGCGCATCGCACGCAGCAATCGACACAGGAAATAGAGCAGATGATTGGCGGGATCCAGCAAGGCACGGATTCGGCGGTCAGTTCGATGCAGCAGAGCAATGTTCGAGCGCGCTCGACGCTGGAACTGGCCAAGGCTGCCGGGACTGCGCTGGAGGAGATCGCTTCGGCGTTCACGCTGATCAATGAGCGCAACCTGGTGATCGCCAGTGCATCGGAGGAGCAGGCGGCGGTGGCGCGGGAGGTGGATCGCAATTTGATGAATATTCGCGATCTGGCCATGCAGACGTCGGCGGGGGCGAATCAGACCAGTGCGGCGAGTCAGGAGTTGTCACGGTTGGCGGTGGATTTGAACAATATGGTGGCCAAATTCTCGGTTTGA
- the brnQ gene encoding branched-chain amino acid transport system II carrier protein, with amino-acid sequence MKVLKGQDILALGFMTFALFVGAGNIIFPPIVGLQAGPHVWMAALGFLITAVGLPVITVVALAKVGGAMDALSSPIGKIAGGILAAACYLAVGPLFATPRTATVSFEVGLAPLTGESPLALFLYSSVYFLLVFFISLYPGRLLDTVGRFLAPLKIIALAVLGIAAFALPAGDIGQGTAEYVAAPFSQGFINGYLTMDTLGALVFGIVIVNAIRSRGVESPALITRYAIIAGLIAGVGLALVYVSLFRLGSGSHEVAVGATNGAAVLHAYVQHTFGSLGSGFLAVLISLACLVTAVGLTCACAEYFSGVVPLSYKTLVIILAAFSLLVSNLGLTKLIAFSIPVLTAIYPPCIVLVALSFCKDFWHEHGRILGPVMLVSFLFGTIDALKGAGLADWMPSQLSHLPLSEQGLAWLVPCVMTLVVAVVCDRLLGKRSEAIA; translated from the coding sequence ATGAAAGTTTTGAAAGGTCAGGACATCCTGGCACTGGGTTTTATGACATTTGCCCTGTTCGTCGGGGCCGGTAACATCATCTTCCCGCCTATCGTCGGTTTGCAGGCCGGACCTCACGTCTGGATGGCGGCGCTGGGCTTCCTGATCACCGCTGTCGGCTTGCCGGTGATCACCGTCGTTGCACTGGCCAAGGTCGGTGGGGCGATGGATGCGCTGAGCAGCCCGATCGGCAAGATCGCTGGCGGCATTCTGGCTGCCGCGTGCTATCTGGCGGTCGGTCCGCTGTTCGCGACACCGCGTACCGCGACCGTGTCGTTCGAAGTGGGCCTGGCGCCGCTGACTGGCGAAAGCCCGCTGGCGCTGTTCCTCTACAGCTCGGTGTACTTCCTGCTGGTGTTCTTCATCTCGCTCTACCCGGGCCGTTTGCTGGACACCGTGGGGCGTTTCCTCGCGCCGCTGAAAATCATCGCCCTGGCGGTACTGGGCATCGCGGCATTCGCCTTGCCGGCCGGTGATATTGGTCAAGGCACAGCGGAATACGTGGCGGCACCGTTCTCCCAGGGTTTCATCAATGGCTACCTGACCATGGATACCCTCGGGGCCCTGGTGTTCGGTATCGTCATCGTTAACGCGATCCGCTCCCGTGGCGTCGAGTCGCCTGCGCTGATCACCCGTTACGCGATCATCGCCGGGTTGATTGCCGGTGTCGGTCTGGCGCTGGTGTATGTCAGCCTGTTCCGCCTCGGTTCCGGTAGCCACGAAGTGGCGGTCGGTGCTACCAACGGCGCGGCGGTACTGCACGCTTATGTGCAACACACCTTCGGTTCGCTGGGCAGTGGTTTCCTCGCGGTGCTGATCTCGCTGGCGTGCCTGGTGACGGCGGTTGGCCTGACCTGCGCCTGTGCCGAATACTTCAGCGGTGTGGTGCCGCTGTCTTACAAGACGCTGGTGATCATCCTGGCAGCGTTCTCGCTGCTGGTGTCCAACTTGGGCCTGACCAAGCTGATTGCGTTCTCGATCCCGGTGCTCACCGCGATCTATCCGCCATGCATCGTGCTGGTGGCACTGAGCTTCTGCAAAGACTTCTGGCATGAGCATGGGCGCATTCTCGGCCCGGTGATGCTGGTGTCGTTCCTGTTCGGCACCATCGATGCACTCAAGGGCGCCGGTCTGGCTGACTGGATGCCTTCGCAACTGTCCCACTTGCCGCTGAGCGAGCAGGGCCTGGCATGGCTGGTGCCGTGCGTGATGACCCTGGTGGTCGCGGTGGTTTGCGATCGTCTGCTGGGCAAGCGTAGCGAAGCCATTGCTTAA
- a CDS encoding MAPEG family protein: protein MSIPFWCVFISALLIYIARLPVGKAMKEQGGYNNHLPRQQQAQLSGYGARALAAHQNSIEAFILFAVGVLMAHTTQTQGWLIDALAIIFVIARILYLWFYLADIPKLRSLVWLVGLICSLLLMISPTFRTVLL from the coding sequence ATGAGTATTCCGTTCTGGTGTGTGTTTATCAGTGCGCTGTTGATCTATATCGCGCGCCTGCCGGTGGGCAAGGCCATGAAAGAGCAGGGCGGCTACAACAACCATCTGCCACGCCAACAGCAGGCGCAACTCAGCGGTTATGGGGCCAGAGCGCTGGCGGCGCACCAGAACAGTATCGAAGCATTCATCTTGTTCGCAGTCGGTGTGCTGATGGCGCATACCACGCAAACCCAGGGATGGTTGATCGATGCCTTGGCGATCATCTTTGTGATCGCGAGGATCCTCTATTTGTGGTTCTACCTGGCTGATATTCCAAAGCTGCGCAGTCTGGTCTGGCTGGTGGGCCTGATTTGCTCTTTATTGTTGATGATTAGTCCGACTTTTAGAACTGTGCTGCTCTAA
- a CDS encoding pirin family protein, whose amino-acid sequence MDTQPLIIRPRAEDVEGQPILRPLPSAKCRSVGPFVFFDHMLETVYPTGKGMNIRQHPHIGLSTLTYLFEGQIQHKDSLGSDQVVSAGDVSWMTAGSAIAHVERTPEPLWEQSFTMHGLQIWLASPKDHEQGPGHYSHHPAATLPVSDNLGVQIRMIAGSGFCLESPVPVLSPTLYAEVKMQTATTLLIPTEHEERAVYVLSGDAQLNGEAIEPHALVVLPAGEEMSLFADSDLHAVIFGGAPLDGPRRINWNFVASDPAAIDEARRKWAAGDWPTVPGEVERIELP is encoded by the coding sequence ATGGACACGCAACCTCTGATCATCCGCCCGCGCGCCGAAGACGTCGAAGGCCAGCCGATTCTGCGCCCGTTGCCGTCAGCCAAATGCCGTAGCGTCGGGCCTTTCGTGTTTTTTGATCACATGCTCGAAACCGTGTATCCGACCGGCAAAGGCATGAACATCCGACAGCACCCGCACATTGGTCTGTCGACCCTTACGTATCTGTTTGAAGGGCAGATCCAGCACAAGGACAGCCTCGGCTCCGATCAGGTGGTCAGCGCTGGCGATGTCAGTTGGATGACTGCCGGCAGCGCCATCGCTCATGTTGAACGCACACCTGAGCCGCTGTGGGAGCAGAGCTTCACGATGCACGGCCTGCAAATCTGGCTGGCTTCGCCCAAGGATCACGAGCAGGGCCCCGGACATTACAGCCATCACCCGGCAGCGACCTTGCCGGTCAGCGATAACCTCGGCGTGCAGATTCGCATGATTGCCGGGTCAGGCTTTTGCCTGGAATCACCGGTGCCGGTGCTTTCTCCTACGCTGTATGCCGAAGTGAAGATGCAGACGGCGACCACGCTGCTGATTCCGACGGAGCATGAGGAACGGGCGGTATATGTATTGAGCGGTGATGCGCAGTTGAATGGCGAAGCGATTGAACCGCACGCGCTGGTGGTGTTGCCGGCCGGGGAAGAGATGAGCCTGTTTGCCGACAGCGATTTACATGCAGTGATATTCGGCGGCGCGCCGCTGGACGGGCCTCGGCGGATCAACTGGAATTTTGTGGCGAGTGATCCGGCGGCAATTGATGAGGCGCGGCGCAAGTGGGCGGCCGGGGATTGGCCGACGGTGCCGGGGGAAGTTGAGCGGATTGAATTGCCTTAG
- a CDS encoding amidohydrolase family protein produces the protein MSLFRLSLACLLVFAGTASAREYTYSDAHLHYVDFFQETAGMAKLLTAMKENSIEHVMISGIPVAKKWHEDEPKRPRYYAGDDADAYWYSATDVIVADAVQKLTPEQRPYFHPFLSGFNPNDKNSAAHIQRMLDLYPGLWQGIGEVFTRHDDLTALTSGDTPRANNEAMTKIYHLAAENDLPVMLHSNITSKREKNPLYLKEIEEPLRNHPHTRFIWAHAGTSAEIHRHQTQLDFLLPTLTRMLEAYPNLFIDLSWSMLTPYLLDEQGKPRPEWLALVEKYPERFMLGSDVVGRFNKLGQEMHSFSPFLDALPEDVARKVARDNFLAILPRMEFKSGKTALNR, from the coding sequence GTGTCTTTGTTTCGTTTGAGTCTCGCCTGCCTCCTGGTGTTCGCCGGTACTGCCAGCGCCCGCGAATACACTTACAGCGATGCACACCTGCACTACGTGGATTTTTTCCAGGAAACCGCCGGCATGGCGAAACTGCTGACGGCGATGAAGGAAAACTCCATCGAGCATGTGATGATTTCCGGCATCCCTGTAGCGAAGAAGTGGCACGAAGACGAACCCAAGCGCCCACGTTATTACGCCGGCGATGACGCTGATGCCTATTGGTACAGCGCCACCGACGTGATCGTCGCCGACGCCGTACAGAAATTGACACCTGAGCAGCGTCCGTACTTTCATCCATTCCTTTCCGGCTTCAACCCCAACGACAAAAACTCCGCCGCGCACATTCAACGCATGCTCGATCTGTATCCAGGGTTGTGGCAGGGCATTGGTGAAGTGTTTACCCGACATGATGACCTGACGGCACTGACGTCCGGCGACACGCCGCGCGCCAATAACGAGGCTATGACCAAGATTTATCACCTGGCGGCGGAAAACGATTTACCGGTGATGCTGCACTCCAACATCACCTCCAAGCGTGAGAAGAATCCGCTGTACCTGAAGGAAATCGAGGAGCCGCTGCGTAATCACCCGCACACACGGTTCATCTGGGCCCACGCCGGTACCAGCGCCGAGATTCATCGACACCAGACGCAACTGGATTTTCTCCTGCCCACCCTCACGCGCATGCTTGAGGCTTACCCCAATCTGTTTATCGACTTGTCGTGGAGCATGCTCACGCCTTATCTGCTGGACGAACAGGGCAAGCCGCGTCCGGAATGGCTTGCGCTGGTGGAGAAATACCCGGAGCGCTTCATGCTCGGTTCAGACGTCGTAGGGCGTTTCAACAAACTTGGGCAGGAAATGCATAGCTTCAGCCCGTTCCTCGACGCATTGCCGGAAGACGTTGCCCGCAAAGTGGCGCGAGATAACTTTTTGGCGATCTTGCCGCGAATGGAGTTCAAGTCCGGCAAAACCGCGCTGAATCGTTAA